A genomic window from Clostridium aceticum includes:
- a CDS encoding 3'-5' exoribonuclease YhaM family protein — MYIKQLKDLSSKLLNETIEAVVLLSEVKVKTTKTDKKYADIIIQDASRMMEAKYWDYEENQEKFKSFQPHEIVQIQGQVGEYGGQLQLTIRNIERASSDKVSIKDLIPTSPWEFESMKKGLEYFQNRIETPHLKELIDKMIFSAEYYEKFCTYPAARKVHHNFYRGLLHHTLEVLKLVNTVANTKKLSQHQTDRLFVMTMLHDWGKMMEYKALPELGLTEKGMMIGHIFLGAHYTLNAIHEINDFPEEDKLVILNGILGHHGSLEFGSPVLPKTVEAQILHQADKMSGDVESILSFIKEDAEEEENFTKRLWNMGTEYYKK, encoded by the coding sequence ATGTATATTAAACAATTAAAAGATCTATCTTCAAAACTATTGAATGAAACCATAGAGGCAGTAGTATTACTATCAGAGGTTAAAGTAAAAACCACAAAAACAGATAAAAAGTATGCGGATATTATTATACAAGATGCATCTAGGATGATGGAAGCCAAGTATTGGGATTATGAAGAAAATCAAGAAAAGTTTAAAAGTTTTCAGCCCCATGAGATTGTTCAGATACAAGGACAGGTGGGGGAGTATGGAGGACAGTTGCAATTAACCATCAGAAATATTGAAAGGGCTAGTAGTGATAAAGTATCTATAAAGGATCTTATTCCTACTAGTCCTTGGGAATTTGAAAGTATGAAAAAAGGTTTAGAGTACTTTCAGAATAGAATAGAAACCCCTCATTTGAAAGAGCTTATAGACAAAATGATCTTTTCAGCAGAGTACTATGAAAAGTTTTGTACTTATCCAGCCGCTAGAAAAGTACATCATAACTTCTATCGCGGTCTATTACATCATACCCTTGAGGTATTAAAACTTGTGAATACAGTGGCTAATACCAAAAAATTGTCACAACATCAAACCGATAGATTATTTGTTATGACAATGCTGCATGATTGGGGGAAAATGATGGAATACAAAGCATTGCCAGAGCTAGGATTGACGGAGAAGGGGATGATGATTGGGCACATTTTTTTAGGCGCTCACTATACATTGAATGCTATTCATGAGATAAACGATTTTCCTGAAGAAGATAAACTGGTGATACTTAATGGCATATTAGGACATCATGGAAGCCTAGAGTTCGGTTCGCCAGTTTTGCCTAAGACGGTAGAAGCACAAATACTACATCAAGCAGATAAAATGTCAGGTGATGTAGAAAGTATTTTATCTTTTATAAAGGAAGATGCAGAAGAGGAAGAAAATTTTACAAAAAGACTATGGAATATGGGTACAGAATATTATAAAAAATAG
- the pyrE gene encoding orotate phosphoribosyltransferase — translation MLTKERVIEILEKSEVLLQGHFLLTSGRHSNQYMQCAKILQYPEYTAEIAKGLAEEFQEDQIDIVIGPAMGGIIFSYELARQLKAKNLFAERENGKMTLRRGFSIPKGARVLVAEDVITTGGSVREVIDIVKEQEGEVVGVAVLVDRSNGTIDFDTKLRAALSTEVISYDPDECAICKEGKLPLVKPGSRKL, via the coding sequence ATGTTAACAAAGGAAAGAGTTATAGAAATCTTAGAAAAATCAGAGGTGTTATTACAAGGACACTTTTTACTAACCTCAGGACGACACAGTAACCAATATATGCAATGTGCGAAAATATTACAGTATCCAGAATATACAGCGGAAATAGCAAAGGGTTTAGCAGAAGAATTTCAAGAGGATCAAATAGACATCGTTATAGGACCAGCAATGGGGGGAATTATCTTTTCTTATGAATTGGCGAGACAGCTAAAAGCCAAAAACCTTTTTGCAGAAAGGGAAAACGGCAAAATGACCTTGCGCAGAGGATTTAGTATTCCGAAGGGTGCCAGGGTTTTAGTAGCGGAGGATGTTATTACTACAGGGGGATCTGTTAGAGAAGTGATAGACATCGTAAAAGAACAAGAAGGAGAAGTAGTAGGTGTGGCGGTTTTAGTAGATAGAAGTAATGGAACCATTGATTTTGATACAAAGCTAAGAGCGGCATTATCTACAGAAGTAATTTCTTATGACCCTGATGAATGTGCTATTTGTAAAGAAGGAAAACTTCCCTTAGTAAAGCCAGGTAGTAGAAAATTATAA
- a CDS encoding rubrerythrin family protein → MNEMTATNLKSAFGGESMAHMRYLQWGAAAKKEGFPNVANLFTAVAYAEQVHAASHFRELKNEVGDATVTAGAGFGMTNTSENLQGAIDGENHEVGQMYPAFIAVAELQGEKGSVRSFKFAIEAEKTHAALFTTAKAAVDTGKDFAENAVHVCDVCGYTLTGELESDCPVCKVKTDKFTTFSTEGHNCACC, encoded by the coding sequence ATGAATGAAATGACAGCAACAAATTTAAAATCTGCTTTTGGTGGAGAAAGTATGGCTCATATGAGATATTTACAATGGGGTGCAGCAGCGAAAAAAGAAGGTTTTCCAAATGTTGCAAATCTTTTTACTGCAGTAGCTTATGCAGAGCAAGTACATGCAGCAAGTCATTTTAGAGAGTTAAAAAATGAAGTGGGCGATGCTACTGTTACTGCTGGTGCAGGCTTTGGTATGACCAATACTTCTGAAAATCTTCAAGGAGCTATCGATGGTGAAAATCATGAGGTAGGACAAATGTATCCTGCTTTTATTGCTGTAGCTGAATTACAAGGTGAAAAAGGCAGCGTAAGATCCTTCAAATTTGCTATAGAAGCAGAAAAAACCCATGCTGCTTTATTTACAACTGCTAAAGCTGCTGTAGATACTGGCAAAGATTTTGCTGAAAATGCTGTTCATGTCTGTGATGTTTGTGGCTATACTTTAACTGGTGAGTTAGAAAGCGACTGCCCAGTATGCAAAGTAAAAACTGATAAGTTTACAACTTTTAGTACTGAAGGTCACAACTGCGCTTGCTGCTAA
- a CDS encoding dihydroorotate dehydrogenase electron transfer subunit, translated as MKTIGKVKILSNREIVPQIYEMILLSKELTIEGFPGKFVNLYCEDGRHLLPRPISICEINREEATTRLIYAVVGEGTKKLSKMQANDEVKVLGPLGNGFTIDGKTRENIVIGGGIGAPPLVELVKHLKGNTSVYLGFRCNPILVEDFENLGAKVYVATEDGSHGHKGNVLQLLEKDDLKADMIYSCGPKPMLKAVAQWAKEKQIPAELSLEERMACGIGACLVCTCKAAKKEANDWENTRVCKDGPVFLRDEVIWE; from the coding sequence ATGAAAACTATAGGAAAGGTAAAAATCTTAAGCAATAGAGAGATTGTTCCTCAAATTTATGAAATGATATTATTGTCGAAAGAATTAACGATAGAGGGTTTTCCCGGGAAATTTGTAAATCTGTATTGTGAAGATGGACGACATTTATTGCCAAGACCTATTAGTATTTGCGAAATAAATCGAGAAGAAGCCACGACAAGATTGATTTACGCTGTTGTAGGAGAAGGTACGAAAAAACTATCAAAAATGCAGGCAAATGACGAAGTAAAAGTCTTAGGTCCCTTGGGAAATGGATTTACAATAGACGGAAAGACAAGAGAAAATATTGTCATAGGGGGAGGTATTGGAGCCCCGCCATTGGTGGAGTTGGTAAAACATTTAAAGGGAAATACCAGCGTGTATTTAGGGTTTCGATGCAATCCAATTTTAGTAGAGGACTTTGAGAATCTTGGAGCTAAGGTTTATGTAGCTACAGAAGATGGTTCCCATGGTCATAAGGGTAATGTATTGCAGTTATTGGAAAAAGATGATCTAAAGGCAGATATGATCTATAGCTGTGGTCCTAAGCCTATGTTAAAGGCAGTGGCTCAGTGGGCGAAGGAAAAACAGATCCCTGCGGAGTTGTCTCTAGAGGAGCGTATGGCCTGTGGCATAGGGGCTTGTTTGGTATGTACCTGCAAGGCAGCAAAGAAAGAAGCAAATGATTGGGAAAACACAAGGGTATGCAAAGATGGTCCAGTTTTCTTAAGGGATGAGGTGATTTGGGAATGA
- a CDS encoding dihydroorotate dehydrogenase translates to MMKPNLKINIAGIELKNPVMTASGTFGSGREYGEFVDLNKLGAVVVKGVSSTAWKGNPTPRVAETYGGMLNSVGLQNPGVEEFIEKDIPFLRKYDTKIIVNIAGKTVEEYCAVAERLASEDVDMLELNISCPNVKEGGVCFGTDPQMAEYVTKEVKKYTKQPLIVKLTPNVTDVTEIARAAVAGGADALSLINTLTGMAIDIHKRKPILANVVGGLSGPAIKPVAVRMVYQVAQAVDIPIIGMGGIMTGEDAVEFLLAGATGVAIGTANFTNPMATIDVLEGIEAYLEQYGFESIEEIRGKLNVGI, encoded by the coding sequence ATGATGAAACCTAATTTAAAAATAAACATAGCAGGTATAGAACTTAAGAACCCTGTGATGACAGCCTCTGGCACCTTTGGCAGCGGTAGAGAATATGGAGAATTTGTAGATTTAAATAAACTAGGAGCTGTGGTGGTAAAGGGAGTTTCTAGTACAGCATGGAAGGGAAATCCTACCCCTAGAGTGGCGGAAACCTACGGGGGGATGTTAAATAGTGTCGGTTTGCAGAATCCCGGTGTAGAGGAATTTATAGAAAAAGATATTCCTTTTCTAAGGAAATATGATACAAAGATTATCGTAAATATCGCTGGTAAGACAGTGGAGGAATATTGTGCAGTAGCAGAAAGACTAGCCTCAGAAGATGTCGATATGCTGGAACTTAATATCTCTTGTCCAAATGTGAAGGAGGGTGGTGTATGCTTCGGTACAGACCCACAAATGGCGGAGTATGTTACAAAAGAAGTGAAAAAATATACCAAACAACCTCTTATTGTAAAGTTAACACCTAATGTAACAGATGTCACAGAAATAGCCAGAGCCGCTGTAGCTGGAGGAGCAGATGCTTTATCTCTAATCAACACCTTGACGGGAATGGCAATAGATATCCATAAAAGAAAGCCAATCTTAGCCAATGTAGTAGGAGGTCTTTCAGGACCAGCCATCAAACCAGTGGCGGTGAGAATGGTGTATCAAGTGGCACAGGCTGTAGATATTCCTATTATAGGCATGGGAGGCATTATGACAGGGGAAGATGCAGTGGAGTTTCTATTGGCAGGGGCTACAGGGGTGGCGATAGGAACGGCGAATTTCACCAATCCAATGGCTACTATAGATGTATTAGAGGGGATAGAGGCTTACTTAGAACAGTATGGATTTGAAAGTATTGAAGAAATAAGAGGAAAGTTAAATGTGGGAATTTAA
- a CDS encoding phosphatidylserine decarboxylase: MIYYIDRKTGAKKEEIVAGGRYLRWMHETKIGSSMLEILIKKKFLSVIYGKIQDLPISRRKIPSFIKELDIDMREAENEDPSSYKNFNEFFIRRLKKEVRPICMDEKVFASPVDGRVMAYENIHAKNVLQIKGQEYCLEELLGNKGLAEEYQDGACITVRLSPADYHRFHFPDEGVPEPSTKIAGGYYSVNPIALRKITSLYCQNKREFTVFDSYNFGKVLMVEVGATFVGSIIQTFHPNQAVKKGDEKGYFKFGGSTVILFLQPNRIKIDRDLIENTQQGIETKVYVGEKIGIKR, translated from the coding sequence GTGATTTATTATATAGATAGAAAAACAGGGGCAAAGAAAGAAGAAATAGTAGCAGGGGGACGCTACTTAAGATGGATGCATGAAACAAAAATAGGTAGTAGTATGTTGGAGATACTGATAAAGAAAAAATTCCTTTCTGTTATTTATGGGAAAATACAGGATTTACCTATAAGCAGAAGGAAAATTCCTTCCTTTATAAAGGAATTGGATATTGATATGCGGGAAGCAGAAAATGAAGATCCATCCTCCTATAAAAACTTCAACGAGTTTTTTATAAGAAGATTAAAAAAAGAAGTAAGACCTATATGTATGGATGAAAAAGTATTTGCTTCTCCTGTAGATGGTAGAGTGATGGCTTATGAAAACATCCATGCGAAGAACGTATTACAAATAAAAGGACAGGAGTATTGTCTTGAGGAACTTTTGGGAAATAAAGGATTAGCAGAGGAGTATCAAGACGGAGCCTGTATTACCGTCAGGCTAAGCCCAGCTGACTATCACCGTTTTCATTTCCCTGACGAGGGTGTACCTGAACCTTCTACAAAAATTGCTGGTGGGTACTATTCAGTGAATCCCATAGCTTTAAGGAAAATCACTTCTTTATACTGTCAAAACAAAAGGGAATTTACCGTTTTTGATTCTTATAATTTTGGAAAGGTTTTGATGGTGGAGGTGGGTGCCACCTTTGTAGGCTCCATTATTCAAACCTTTCATCCAAATCAGGCTGTAAAAAAAGGAGATGAAAAAGGATACTTTAAATTTGGCGGTTCTACTGTTATTCTCTTCTTACAACCTAATAGAATAAAAATCGATAGGGATCTTATTGAAAATACACAACAAGGCATTGAAACAAAAGTATATGTGGGAGAAAAAATAGGTATAAAAAGATAG